The following coding sequences lie in one Synechococcus sp. CC9902 genomic window:
- the pheT gene encoding phenylalanine--tRNA ligase subunit beta: MLVSLSWLKDLVQVDDSVDDLAERLSMAGFEVENIDDLSARSQGVVVGHVLTRDKHPNADKLSVCTVDIGAKESVQIVCGAANVRAGIHVPVATVGAVLPAVDLTIKAGELRGVASNGMICSLSELGLTAESSGIAILEDTTKEIPAVGTPVAALFGLDDAVLELAITANRPDGLSMVGIAREVAALTNAELSLPLLNHTPEQEPLQAELDGSYYAVACVEGVQGGQESPPWIQQRLNRAGINAVNAVVDITNLVMLEQGQPLHAFDAEALESLTGKPVDAASFAVRPAKDQETFIGLDDQSLCLDPRVQVVTCHDRAIAIAGVMGSRDSAVSDSTTKIWLESAMFSPIRVRQSSRAVGLRTDASSRFEKGLPPEVTLACSQRAIELLSDQFACRVNGRWVGGEGPRTPVPLQLRRDALHQLLGPIDTDSGPVDLADHTIEQCLTALGCELESTDEGWAVMTPPSRRQDLHREVDLIEEVARLVGFDKFGSHLPDPVSPGSLTSRQQAERRLRRLFCSTGLQEITTLSLVGSSDGDARIAISNPLLAETSHLRTNLWEEHLQICVRNLKASMAGCSIFEVGNTYSGTPESVVQSGIISGVICGDRRLERWSTSGKYQAPNYYEARGVLSRVMEALHLELSDRPLADDARLHPGRAATLVMEGRPLGCFGQLHPALADDLSLPESTYLFELDLERLLDATTRTNRWTPIYKSFPTVPASERDLAVVVDRNSNAADLIQAIRKAGKPLLEHVELIDRFEGDQLGDQKVSQAFRLRYRSQNETLTDDKIQPVHDKVRAALSKQFKAELRS, from the coding sequence ATGCTGGTGTCCTTGTCCTGGCTGAAAGATCTGGTCCAGGTGGATGACTCGGTAGACGACCTTGCCGAACGCCTGTCCATGGCAGGGTTTGAGGTGGAAAACATCGACGATCTCAGTGCCCGCTCACAGGGGGTCGTGGTCGGCCATGTTCTGACCCGGGACAAGCATCCCAATGCCGACAAACTCAGTGTTTGTACCGTCGATATTGGCGCGAAGGAGTCTGTTCAAATTGTCTGTGGCGCCGCCAATGTGCGGGCAGGGATCCATGTTCCCGTCGCCACGGTTGGTGCCGTATTGCCGGCTGTGGATCTCACGATCAAGGCTGGCGAACTTCGGGGAGTGGCCAGCAATGGAATGATTTGTTCCCTTTCGGAATTGGGGCTAACCGCCGAATCGTCGGGAATCGCCATTCTTGAGGACACCACCAAAGAGATCCCCGCGGTTGGCACACCTGTGGCTGCCCTTTTTGGTTTAGACGACGCGGTGTTGGAGTTAGCCATCACCGCCAATCGCCCCGATGGATTGTCGATGGTGGGGATTGCTAGGGAAGTGGCAGCCCTTACAAACGCTGAACTGTCTCTGCCATTGCTGAATCACACACCGGAGCAAGAACCGCTCCAAGCAGAACTGGATGGCAGTTATTACGCCGTCGCTTGTGTTGAGGGGGTGCAAGGGGGGCAAGAATCACCGCCTTGGATTCAGCAACGGCTCAACCGTGCCGGAATTAATGCCGTGAATGCCGTTGTGGACATCACCAATTTGGTGATGCTCGAACAGGGACAACCATTGCACGCCTTCGATGCGGAAGCCCTGGAATCCCTTACCGGTAAGCCTGTGGATGCTGCCAGTTTCGCTGTTCGGCCAGCAAAGGATCAAGAAACCTTCATCGGTCTCGACGATCAGTCTCTCTGCCTTGATCCCCGAGTCCAGGTCGTTACTTGCCATGACCGTGCCATTGCGATTGCAGGTGTGATGGGAAGCCGGGATAGCGCTGTAAGCGACTCCACGACGAAAATCTGGTTGGAATCCGCCATGTTTTCACCCATCCGAGTCCGCCAGTCGTCGAGGGCTGTGGGATTACGAACGGATGCCAGCAGCCGTTTTGAGAAGGGATTGCCACCGGAAGTCACCTTGGCCTGTTCTCAACGAGCCATTGAATTACTCAGTGATCAATTTGCCTGCCGTGTGAACGGACGCTGGGTGGGTGGAGAGGGGCCTAGAACGCCTGTTCCACTTCAATTACGTCGAGACGCCCTGCATCAACTTTTAGGGCCGATTGATACCGATTCAGGTCCGGTGGATTTGGCCGATCACACCATCGAACAGTGCTTAACCGCCCTTGGATGTGAGCTGGAGTCGACAGACGAGGGGTGGGCAGTCATGACACCACCGTCTCGCCGCCAAGACCTGCATCGAGAAGTCGACTTAATCGAAGAAGTGGCGCGTCTTGTTGGCTTTGACAAGTTTGGATCGCACCTCCCTGACCCCGTTTCCCCTGGCTCACTCACATCTCGCCAACAGGCTGAACGTCGATTAAGACGGCTGTTCTGCTCAACCGGACTCCAGGAAATCACCACCTTGTCCTTGGTTGGTAGCTCCGATGGGGATGCTCGGATCGCGATCAGTAACCCGCTCTTGGCCGAAACCAGCCACTTACGTACCAATCTGTGGGAGGAACATCTTCAAATTTGCGTCCGCAACCTCAAAGCCTCCATGGCTGGTTGTTCGATTTTTGAAGTTGGGAACACCTACAGCGGAACTCCTGAGTCGGTTGTGCAATCGGGGATTATCTCCGGAGTGATCTGTGGCGACCGTCGGCTGGAACGTTGGAGCACCAGTGGGAAATACCAGGCACCCAACTATTACGAGGCTCGCGGTGTTCTCTCGCGAGTGATGGAAGCCCTGCATCTTGAACTTAGTGATCGCCCCCTTGCCGATGATGCGCGACTGCACCCAGGCAGAGCCGCAACATTGGTGATGGAAGGACGACCACTCGGTTGTTTTGGCCAGCTGCATCCGGCCCTCGCCGATGACCTATCCCTGCCGGAATCCACCTACTTATTTGAACTGGATTTAGAGCGTTTATTGGATGCAACAACCCGAACCAACCGTTGGACACCGATCTACAAATCCTTTCCCACCGTGCCCGCTAGCGAAAGAGATTTAGCTGTTGTCGTCGATCGAAACAGCAATGCAGCTGATCTGATTCAGGCCATCCGAAAAGCGGGGAAGCCTCTGCTGGAACACGTCGAATTGATCGACCGTTTCGAAGGCGATCAACTCGGGGATCAGAAGGTTTCACAAGCATTTCGATTGCGATACCGCAGCCAAAATGAAACCCTTACAGACGACAAAATTCAGCCAGTGCACGACAAAGTCAGAGCAGCTCTGTCGAAGCAATTCAAAGCCGAACTTCGGAGTTAA
- the rpmG gene encoding 50S ribosomal protein L33, giving the protein MAKNKGVRIVVTLECTECRSASASEKRSPGVSRYTTEKNRRNTTERLEIMKFCPQLNKMTLHKEIK; this is encoded by the coding sequence ATGGCTAAAAACAAGGGCGTCCGGATTGTGGTCACTCTCGAGTGCACAGAATGCCGGTCCGCTTCCGCTAGCGAAAAACGTTCACCAGGCGTTTCCCGCTACACGACCGAGAAGAACCGACGGAACACCACCGAGCGGCTGGAGATCATGAAGTTCTGTCCACAACTCAACAAAATGACTCTCCACAAAGAGATCAAGTGA
- the metG gene encoding methionine--tRNA ligase, whose amino-acid sequence MSYTLTTPLYYVNDKPHLGSAYTTLACDALARFKRLTQGDVVFITGVDEHGQKIQRTAELNNISPIVHCDKISERYQDLWSRWNISQDRFVRTTNPRHLQLVEQFYERVKASGDIVTGRQTGWYCVGCEEYKDDPDDSVDPQCPIHQKTLEWRDEENLFFRLSRYQRDIEELIANDDFIAPASRRQEVRNFVARGLRDFSISRVNVSWGLPVPGHSGHTFYVWFDALLGYLTALLDDGGSVDLERLADCGWPASVHVIGKDILRFHAVFWPAMLISAGLPVPKRVFGHGFLTREGQKMGKSLGNVLDPELLLEKCGADAVRWYLLRDIQFGDDGDFQQQRFSDLVNNDLANTIGNLLNRTSSMARKWFDNSVPPHTIDSHKNHPLALKAQATVEIVMSSMPELGFKSASEAILQLAIAANGHLNDTAPWSRMKQPGEEHSVANDLYVVLESTRIVGLLLAPLLPDLSSRILDQLDCSLDPEHWMDQLQWGGLTSGSELPKPVPVMARLELDEDL is encoded by the coding sequence ATGTCTTACACCCTTACGACTCCGCTGTACTACGTCAACGACAAGCCGCATCTCGGCAGTGCGTATACAACTCTGGCCTGTGATGCCCTTGCACGCTTTAAGCGACTGACCCAAGGCGACGTGGTGTTCATCACCGGTGTTGATGAACACGGTCAAAAGATTCAACGTACGGCGGAACTAAATAACATCAGCCCAATTGTTCATTGCGACAAGATCAGCGAGCGTTATCAAGACCTGTGGTCACGATGGAACATCAGTCAGGATCGTTTTGTTCGTACTACAAATCCTCGACACCTTCAACTTGTCGAACAGTTTTACGAGCGCGTGAAAGCCTCTGGCGACATCGTGACTGGCCGACAAACGGGGTGGTATTGCGTTGGGTGTGAGGAATACAAAGATGATCCTGATGATTCAGTTGATCCCCAATGCCCAATTCATCAAAAGACCCTTGAATGGCGAGATGAGGAGAACCTCTTTTTCCGCTTATCTCGTTATCAACGAGACATTGAAGAGTTAATTGCAAATGACGACTTCATTGCACCTGCAAGTCGACGCCAGGAAGTTCGTAATTTTGTCGCACGAGGACTTCGAGATTTTTCAATTTCACGGGTCAATGTCTCTTGGGGTTTACCCGTTCCAGGACATTCAGGACATACTTTTTATGTGTGGTTTGATGCACTGCTCGGTTACCTAACTGCACTATTAGATGATGGCGGTTCCGTTGATCTTGAGCGATTAGCCGATTGCGGGTGGCCAGCTTCAGTGCACGTTATCGGCAAAGATATTTTGAGATTTCATGCTGTCTTCTGGCCAGCAATGTTGATATCTGCTGGACTTCCTGTTCCCAAGCGTGTTTTTGGTCATGGTTTTTTAACCCGTGAAGGACAAAAAATGGGTAAGTCGTTGGGAAATGTTCTAGACCCGGAATTGTTATTGGAAAAGTGTGGTGCTGATGCTGTGCGATGGTATTTGCTAAGGGATATTCAGTTTGGTGATGATGGCGATTTTCAACAACAACGTTTTTCCGACTTAGTCAACAATGACTTGGCTAACACCATCGGGAATCTTTTGAATCGCACTTCATCAATGGCACGAAAATGGTTCGATAATTCAGTTCCACCGCACACAATCGATAGTCATAAAAATCATCCCTTAGCGCTTAAAGCGCAAGCCACAGTTGAAATCGTTATGAGTTCTATGCCAGAACTTGGCTTTAAGTCAGCATCTGAAGCCATTTTACAATTAGCGATTGCTGCTAATGGTCACCTCAATGACACTGCTCCTTGGAGTCGGATGAAGCAGCCAGGGGAAGAGCATTCCGTAGCCAATGATCTCTATGTCGTACTTGAGTCGACTCGTATCGTGGGATTACTGCTGGCGCCTTTACTTCCCGATTTAAGTTCTCGCATCTTGGATCAACTTGATTGTTCTTTAGATCCTGAACATTGGATGGATCAGCTTCAATGGGGTGGGTTGACGTCTGGATCTGAGTTGCCGAAACCTGTGCCGGTGATGGCACGTCTCGAATTGGATGAAGATCTTTGA
- the lptC gene encoding LPS export ABC transporter periplasmic protein LptC translates to MKIFDMKRTKYSKLRWIATIISSSCLLSSCASKPASQNQNQSSTPFVFRSLDLKQRRPDGVRDWELTSPEARYNTAARTVRARIPKGILYFEDKPSFMISAEHATVLNDGELVVLEGTVRLKRLGVEPLLIQGDRLIWRPALSTMVINQRPAALNRNSRIISNSLIFQQESGQLLFRGQTKLSRWEKNYSATLDPQTVITAGNSRWNLNTGIIAAVGPILANQDNGRELTAASIQGNTKKNFLDLKAPVQFKLEQDDAIVNAGETRWNFERDQLSSKAPVSASLPKGDVSGIGFIIDIQSNLLTISSSCEVAQPDKNLRAKRCTWDWGKDLLTAAGNVNLIESKTGQLRRAEQMDGALTQDGSIRFSPATDRVKTQIKLNTGKTNGSNQDDSSQVTF, encoded by the coding sequence ATGAAGATCTTTGATATGAAGCGAACAAAATACTCAAAATTGAGATGGATTGCCACAATCATTTCTAGTAGTTGTTTATTATCGTCCTGCGCTTCAAAGCCTGCATCTCAAAATCAGAATCAGTCTTCAACCCCATTTGTTTTCCGATCGTTAGATCTGAAACAACGCCGACCAGATGGTGTTCGAGACTGGGAGCTTACAAGTCCTGAGGCTCGTTACAACACAGCTGCACGAACAGTTAGGGCAAGGATTCCAAAGGGGATTCTTTATTTTGAAGATAAGCCTTCATTCATGATCAGTGCAGAGCATGCAACCGTGCTCAACGATGGCGAGCTTGTCGTTTTAGAAGGCACTGTCCGCTTGAAACGCTTAGGAGTCGAGCCACTTCTCATACAGGGAGACCGATTGATATGGAGGCCAGCTCTTTCAACAATGGTGATCAACCAAAGGCCAGCAGCTCTAAACCGAAATTCAAGAATCATTTCTAATTCACTTATTTTTCAGCAAGAAAGTGGTCAACTTCTCTTTCGCGGTCAGACCAAACTTTCACGATGGGAGAAGAACTACAGTGCGACTCTCGACCCGCAAACGGTAATCACAGCTGGGAATAGTCGTTGGAATTTGAATACTGGGATCATTGCTGCCGTTGGTCCCATTCTTGCTAACCAAGACAATGGTCGTGAGCTAACGGCTGCTTCGATTCAAGGTAATACAAAGAAAAATTTTCTTGATTTAAAAGCTCCAGTTCAATTCAAGCTTGAACAGGATGATGCCATTGTGAATGCAGGTGAAACTCGATGGAACTTTGAACGAGATCAACTTTCATCAAAAGCTCCGGTTTCAGCATCGCTACCCAAGGGAGATGTAAGTGGTATCGGATTTATTATCGATATACAAAGCAACCTCTTAACCATTTCCAGTTCGTGTGAGGTTGCACAACCAGATAAAAATTTGCGTGCAAAAAGATGTACATGGGACTGGGGCAAGGATCTTCTCACTGCTGCTGGCAATGTAAACCTCATAGAATCAAAAACAGGACAATTACGACGCGCAGAACAAATGGATGGCGCCCTTACTCAAGATGGTTCAATACGATTTTCACCCGCAACAGATCGGGTAAAAACACAGATTAAATTAAATACAGGAAAAACCAATGGTTCTAATCAGGACGATTCTTCTCAAGTGACGTTTTAA
- a CDS encoding ribonuclease catalytic domain-containing protein: MKASVKSNDIVAVVLKGVPLIGRLLSLKGSKAVVSFGGQRRDQDLPLRELVAVDHVSDQPLPTPEEVSEVMPDSKTAAEAWWILAADAESMQQNQTLTELTDLLRANVDTPDIAATWSWLHGDQPWFRWRRDQSISVVPLDEIQRQRKLQKQLRLAEEHSRRQIAVLAPSTPLTAEQLEKLDSEWTERLDRLVDRARDDASNLKDDPDVALWAKEFSRTLDQGSLRQWCIQRGLLDPHQPRALQSSVWSKKFAIELEDEAQQLILSAAHPQPGDDDRLDLCHLATYTLDDAGTREIDDGISLDDQNGEVWIWVHIADPARLIPPGSPLDQEARRRATSLYLADGVLPMLPLSLAAGPLSLRAGERTAAVSVAVRLDSAGAIADRRIARSWVRPRYGLTYADGDELIELAPPGDETLADLSRLMQLRSRWRRQQGALMFDRMEGRFRRQEGELSLQLVEPSPARLMVSEAMLLMGAVVADFGCQNTLPLPFRSQPPAELPSQAELDQLPEGPARDAAIKRCLSRGVQGTQPMAHFSLGLAAYVQATSPIRRYADLASHRQIIAQLEGSTPLSEPEVGELIDDLDDPLRQSIQISREDQRHWQQVWFAQHRDQRWDAEFLRWLRPQDGLALVHLADLAMDVVGRVDQANPNPGDRMTLTVKLADPDRGELQLQLT; this comes from the coding sequence GTGAAAGCCTCAGTTAAATCCAACGACATCGTTGCTGTTGTTTTAAAGGGTGTCCCCCTGATCGGCCGTCTTCTGTCTCTCAAGGGCAGCAAGGCGGTTGTTTCATTTGGGGGCCAACGCCGGGATCAGGACCTCCCCCTTCGAGAGCTTGTCGCTGTCGATCATGTTTCGGACCAACCTCTTCCAACGCCAGAAGAGGTATCGGAGGTGATGCCCGACAGCAAAACAGCAGCAGAGGCTTGGTGGATTTTGGCTGCTGATGCTGAGTCAATGCAGCAGAACCAAACTCTCACCGAGTTGACGGATCTCCTGAGAGCCAACGTTGATACTCCTGATATCGCAGCCACCTGGTCGTGGTTGCATGGCGATCAACCCTGGTTCCGCTGGCGACGGGATCAATCCATTTCAGTGGTGCCCCTAGACGAGATTCAACGCCAAAGGAAGCTTCAAAAACAACTTCGCCTCGCCGAAGAACACAGTCGGCGACAGATCGCAGTTCTTGCTCCCTCAACTCCACTCACTGCAGAGCAGTTAGAGAAGCTTGATTCTGAGTGGACTGAGCGATTGGATCGCTTGGTCGATCGTGCTCGTGATGATGCATCCAACTTGAAGGACGATCCGGATGTGGCCCTTTGGGCGAAAGAATTTTCACGAACTCTTGATCAGGGCTCCCTTCGGCAGTGGTGCATCCAGCGCGGGCTACTGGATCCGCATCAGCCCCGTGCTCTGCAAAGCAGTGTGTGGTCCAAAAAGTTTGCGATTGAGCTTGAGGACGAGGCCCAACAACTGATTTTGTCTGCGGCGCATCCGCAACCCGGAGACGACGACCGTCTTGATCTGTGTCATCTGGCGACTTACACCCTCGACGATGCCGGGACCCGCGAGATTGATGACGGTATTTCCCTCGACGATCAGAACGGTGAAGTTTGGATTTGGGTTCATATCGCTGATCCAGCACGCCTGATCCCCCCTGGTAGCCCCTTAGATCAAGAGGCCCGACGTCGGGCCACCAGCTTGTACCTTGCCGATGGCGTGCTTCCGATGCTTCCCCTCAGCCTTGCCGCAGGCCCCCTAAGTCTTCGTGCCGGGGAACGCACAGCGGCAGTGAGTGTTGCTGTGCGGTTGGACAGTGCTGGAGCGATCGCTGATCGTCGTATTGCGAGAAGTTGGGTGCGGCCGCGCTATGGCCTCACCTATGCGGATGGCGACGAGCTCATCGAATTAGCTCCTCCTGGTGACGAAACACTGGCGGATTTATCCCGGTTGATGCAGCTGCGAAGTCGATGGCGTCGTCAACAAGGGGCTCTGATGTTTGATCGAATGGAAGGACGCTTTCGGCGGCAAGAAGGTGAGTTATCCCTTCAGTTGGTCGAACCCAGCCCTGCTCGTTTGATGGTGAGTGAAGCGATGCTGTTGATGGGAGCAGTTGTTGCCGATTTTGGTTGTCAAAATACGTTGCCTTTGCCATTCCGTAGTCAGCCCCCAGCTGAACTTCCGTCGCAGGCTGAACTCGACCAATTGCCCGAAGGGCCAGCCCGCGATGCTGCGATCAAGCGATGTCTCAGTCGTGGGGTGCAGGGAACCCAACCCATGGCTCACTTCAGCCTTGGACTTGCTGCCTATGTGCAAGCAACTTCTCCGATTCGTCGTTATGCCGACCTGGCCTCCCACCGTCAAATCATTGCTCAGCTTGAGGGATCTACCCCGTTAAGTGAGCCTGAGGTGGGTGAATTAATCGACGATCTAGACGATCCACTCCGTCAGTCGATTCAAATCAGCCGTGAAGACCAGCGCCATTGGCAACAGGTGTGGTTTGCTCAACATCGAGATCAACGTTGGGATGCCGAGTTTCTTCGTTGGCTACGACCCCAAGACGGCTTAGCGCTTGTCCATCTTGCTGATCTAGCCATGGATGTTGTTGGTCGCGTGGATCAAGCCAATCCGAATCCAGGCGATCGGATGACGCTGACGGTGAAGCTGGCGGATCCAGACCGGGGCGAATTGCAGCTTCAGCTGACTTAA
- a CDS encoding cofactor assembly of complex C subunit B: MITFLQQSASMPTPARVVLFSGLLVLVLAVTNASTADQITPDLQRAEVLAGLAAVGLMLVAVLWTRANPRSADQVDLQGEQGLVMDEQNSSELREELGWGSHMLLTATPAATVLVYWRGHVILRRGLIRAAAFEPADICNRVMERETTISLVNTELFPGRSEFDSVLQNLPAVVICPLGKNGVVVVGGWSKRCFSQSDERWLEGWTERLKTSLEKNRPD, from the coding sequence ATGATCACGTTCCTGCAGCAGTCCGCATCGATGCCAACACCGGCTCGGGTTGTTTTGTTCAGTGGGCTGCTCGTCCTGGTGTTGGCAGTGACGAATGCATCCACAGCTGATCAGATCACACCAGATCTTCAACGGGCAGAGGTTTTGGCCGGTTTGGCGGCGGTGGGGCTGATGTTGGTTGCTGTGCTGTGGACGAGGGCCAATCCTCGATCAGCGGACCAGGTCGATCTCCAAGGGGAGCAGGGGCTCGTCATGGACGAACAGAATTCATCTGAACTTCGGGAGGAGTTGGGGTGGGGGAGTCACATGCTGCTGACCGCTACACCAGCGGCAACAGTGCTGGTGTACTGGAGAGGACACGTCATCCTTCGTCGCGGCTTGATTCGAGCTGCCGCATTTGAACCAGCAGACATTTGCAATCGAGTCATGGAACGGGAAACAACCATCTCGCTCGTGAACACGGAGCTATTCCCAGGACGAAGCGAATTCGACTCGGTTTTGCAAAATCTTCCAGCAGTTGTGATCTGTCCCCTAGGAAAAAATGGTGTTGTCGTTGTGGGTGGTTGGTCGAAACGTTGTTTCAGCCAATCCGATGAACGTTGGTTAGAGGGCTGGACCGAGAGACTTAAAACGTCACTTGAGAAGAATCGTCCTGATTAG
- the rpsR gene encoding 30S ribosomal protein S18, which translates to MSSSFFKKRLSPIKPGDPIDYKDVDLLKKFITERGKILPRRLTGLTAKQQRDLTNAVKRARIVALLPFVNPEG; encoded by the coding sequence ATGTCGAGCTCCTTTTTCAAGAAGCGTCTTTCTCCGATTAAGCCAGGCGATCCCATCGATTACAAAGATGTGGACCTGCTCAAGAAATTCATTACAGAGAGGGGAAAAATCCTTCCCCGTCGTCTGACTGGCTTGACTGCAAAGCAGCAGCGCGATCTTACAAATGCAGTTAAACGAGCACGGATTGTTGCCCTGCTGCCCTTCGTTAATCCCGAGGGTTGA
- a CDS encoding FAD-dependent oxidoreductase: MIRKDVLVWGGGTGGVSAALQAARSGASTILLTPGPWLGGMVSAAGVCAPDGHELSCWQTGMWGAFLRELHRREPSGLDQNWVSCFGYRPQQAEDILQRWVHNEPLLQWCGVCELRNLSLQDGLIRRLDVQQGGTTDQQSLSVEADIFIDGSDLGDLLALTDVPYRWGWEAQEQWDEPSAPTQQRLNNEAFFKHQPVQSPTWVVMGQLKESVPPSNPLPPQHPFELSTASFGLERTITYGRLPGGLVMLNWPLHGNDWHHGLHRAVSSDPLKRTALANEMKAHSASFLSALQQCSDGWMTPGKAFPGVNPCVALMPYWRESRRLIGTTTVTENDLLPLSNDAHRASFPLDASGECTSIAVGTYANDHHYPGEDWPLAPKSCRWGGRWTGTPFCIPYGALVSEVVPNLLMADKGFSVSHMANGATRLQPLILNLGQAAGLAAALSVHRSCLPIEVPVNVLQTHLIHEPTAPAAVLPLMQWPAWHPHWTTAQEKGLAAPDQIDSLGFLAPSQSLHLDRPGLNSAPTDHQEELLTGKVSSTAEGGFQFSSDDEHWPLITLEPAINQWLLQQDRSTGMIRVRVVRNPWGPWLRLIGVID, translated from the coding sequence ATGATTCGCAAAGACGTGCTGGTTTGGGGCGGTGGTACCGGAGGCGTTTCCGCTGCTCTGCAAGCGGCACGCAGCGGTGCATCCACCATTTTGCTAACGCCTGGGCCATGGCTCGGAGGAATGGTGAGTGCCGCAGGAGTGTGTGCACCGGATGGTCACGAGTTGAGTTGCTGGCAGACGGGCATGTGGGGTGCGTTCTTGCGGGAGCTCCATCGACGTGAACCTTCTGGACTCGATCAAAACTGGGTGAGTTGTTTTGGCTACCGCCCCCAACAGGCCGAGGACATCCTTCAGCGCTGGGTCCATAACGAGCCGTTGTTGCAGTGGTGTGGTGTGTGTGAACTGCGAAATCTTTCACTGCAAGACGGGCTGATCCGACGTCTCGACGTACAACAGGGGGGGACAACAGATCAACAAAGCCTCTCTGTTGAGGCAGATATTTTTATTGATGGCAGTGATCTCGGGGACCTACTTGCCCTAACGGACGTGCCCTACCGCTGGGGATGGGAAGCACAGGAACAGTGGGATGAACCCAGTGCTCCGACCCAACAACGACTGAACAACGAAGCGTTCTTCAAACACCAACCTGTTCAATCCCCCACTTGGGTTGTGATGGGACAGCTGAAAGAATCTGTCCCTCCTTCCAACCCCCTTCCGCCTCAACACCCTTTTGAATTGAGCACCGCTTCCTTTGGATTGGAGCGCACGATCACCTACGGCCGCTTACCCGGAGGCTTGGTCATGCTCAATTGGCCACTTCATGGCAACGATTGGCATCACGGACTGCACAGGGCAGTGAGCTCTGATCCTCTGAAGAGAACGGCACTGGCCAATGAGATGAAAGCGCATAGCGCGTCATTTTTATCTGCCCTTCAACAATGTTCGGACGGTTGGATGACTCCAGGGAAGGCTTTCCCGGGAGTCAACCCCTGTGTTGCCCTGATGCCCTATTGGCGAGAAAGTCGTCGACTCATCGGGACGACCACTGTCACAGAAAACGATTTGCTACCCCTATCGAACGACGCCCATCGCGCGTCGTTTCCGTTGGACGCCAGCGGTGAGTGCACAAGTATTGCCGTTGGCACCTACGCCAACGACCATCACTATCCAGGCGAAGACTGGCCCCTTGCTCCTAAAAGTTGCCGATGGGGGGGACGTTGGACTGGTACACCCTTTTGCATTCCTTACGGCGCATTAGTCAGCGAAGTGGTGCCCAACCTCTTGATGGCGGATAAAGGCTTCAGCGTGAGTCATATGGCGAATGGAGCGACGAGGTTGCAGCCCTTAATTCTCAATCTTGGCCAAGCCGCTGGTTTAGCAGCAGCGTTATCGGTCCATCGCTCCTGCCTGCCCATTGAAGTGCCAGTGAATGTGCTTCAAACCCATCTCATCCACGAACCGACGGCCCCGGCAGCAGTGTTGCCGCTTATGCAGTGGCCGGCATGGCATCCCCACTGGACAACAGCTCAGGAAAAGGGATTAGCAGCACCAGATCAGATTGACTCCCTTGGTTTCTTGGCTCCATCTCAATCTCTCCATCTCGATCGGCCAGGCCTGAATTCAGCTCCAACAGATCACCAAGAAGAGCTCCTCACGGGCAAAGTGAGCAGCACGGCGGAGGGTGGCTTCCAATTCAGCTCTGATGACGAGCATTGGCCCCTCATCACGCTGGAGCCTGCCATCAACCAATGGCTCCTTCAACAAGATCGCTCCACAGGGATGATTCGTGTTCGCGTTGTTCGAAATCCCTGGGGGCCCTGGCTTCGTTTGATTGGGGTGATTGATTAA
- a CDS encoding tellurite resistance TerB family protein produces the protein MNGAEAFAAVALAAVACDGVLGRDEAHALRLQLEYRSLYSSSSEAAMGVLFDQLLKVLREQGVTGLVDEALPVLSRRQQQSALALAAHLVHADKKVTSEEQDFLNQLVSKVDLPENEAKMIVVAIEALNRDMLDS, from the coding sequence ATGAACGGTGCAGAGGCCTTTGCTGCGGTAGCCCTAGCGGCGGTGGCTTGTGATGGAGTGTTGGGCCGAGATGAAGCCCATGCTCTTCGCCTCCAGTTGGAGTACCGATCCCTGTACAGCAGCAGCAGCGAGGCGGCGATGGGTGTGCTATTCGACCAGCTGTTAAAGGTGCTGAGAGAGCAAGGTGTCACGGGACTTGTCGACGAAGCGTTGCCCGTACTGAGTCGTCGTCAACAACAATCCGCGCTGGCCCTCGCCGCACATCTTGTCCATGCCGATAAGAAGGTGACCAGCGAAGAGCAAGATTTTCTCAATCAACTGGTGTCCAAGGTGGACCTTCCAGAAAACGAAGCGAAAATGATTGTTGTGGCTATTGAGGCTTTAAATCGAGACATGCTCGACAGCTAG